In Prunus dulcis chromosome 1, ALMONDv2, whole genome shotgun sequence, the following are encoded in one genomic region:
- the LOC117616417 gene encoding CO(2)-response secreted protease-like, whose product MGTKSVSVFLSFPFLFLLTFISFHAQTKADENRVYIVYMGSAASSSPRSKNSLRNDHALLLKSVLRGKANAVVHTYRHGFSGFAARLSEEEARSIAHKPGVVSVFPDPLLKLHTTQSWEFLKYQTALEIYSNPNSISGAAKGFSSVSANGSDTIIGILDTGIWPESESFNDKDMGPIPSRWKGTCMKSDDFSSSNCNRKLIGARFYDTSESDDTETEDGSPRDSEGHGSHVAATAAGSIVQGASYYGVAAGTAKGGSPTSRIAVYKVCSSEGCLGSAILAAFDDAIADGVDVLSLSLGSPIEYEPELSSDPIAIGAFHAVEQGIAVVCSAGNDGPSRETVVNAAPWIVTVAATTIDRDFESDVVLGGNKTIKGRGINFSELQKSPVLPLIYAGSAGEGVARNCDANSMVAEKIKGKIVMCDTNDDNYSRNEQIDAVKSLGGVGIIFQEKNPGVVVVISTALPATVVSVKDGLDILSYINSTRNPVATILATVTVTKYKPAPIVAYFSSRGPSHGTRNILKPDIAAPGVNILAAWMADDTGIALEGKEPPLFNVISGTSMACPHVSGIAATVKSQNPTWSPSAIRSALITTATQTDNLGAPLTTDSNSTATPYDYGAGEVRTTGPLQPGLVYETDTIDYLNYLCYYGYNISQIKTIARTAPKDFACPKDSNADYISNINYPSIAISNFNGKETKNVSRRVTNVAGDGETVFTATVDAPTGLSVTVIPDKLEFSKNNQKLSYQVVFSSTTSSPKGDMFGSLTWTNGKNKVRSPFVVSI is encoded by the exons CAGCCTCCTCCTCACCAAGAAGTAAAAATTCCTTAAGGAATGACCATGCTCTTCTTCTCAAATCTGTCTTAAGAGG CAAAGCAAATGCAGTGGTGCACACTTACAGGCATGGTTTCTCAGGGTTCGCGGCTCGTCTCTCCGAAGAGGAGGCCCGCTCCATTGCTCATAAACCTGGAGTTGTGTCTGTTTTTCCTGATCCCTTATTAAAACTCCACACCACTCAATCTTGGGAATTTCTCAAGTATCAAACTGCtttagaaatttattcaaatccCAACTCCATCTCCGGTGCCGCCAAAGGATTTTCATCTGTTAGTGCTAATGGATCTGACACCATCATTGGTATTTTGGACACAG gTATTTGGCCGGAGTCAGAGAGTTTCAATGACAAAGATATGGGTCCGATTCCGTCACGGTGGAAGGGAACGTGCATGAAAAGCGATGATTTCAGTTCCTCCAACTGTAATAG GAAGTTGATAGGAGCAAGGTTTTACGACACCTCTGAATCTGATGATACAGAAACGGAGGACGGTTCACCAAGGGATTCAGAGGGACACGGCAGCCACGTGGCAGCCACAGCGGCAGGGAGCATTGTACAGGGTGCATCCTACTACGGTGTAGCTGCTGGGACAGCCAAGGGAGGCTCCCCAACTTCAAGGATCGCCGTCTATAAGGTATGCTCATCGGAAGGTTGCCTTGGCTCGGCCATTTTAGCGGCCTTTGACGACGCTATCGCCGACGGGGTGGACGTTCTTTCGCTGTCTCTTGGTTCACCCATTGAGTATGAGCCGGAGTTGAGCAGCGACCCTATTGCGATCGGAGCGTTCCATGCGGTGGAGCAGGGGATTGCAGTGGTCTGCTCCGCGGGGAACGATGGGCCCTCCCGTGAAACAGTTGTCAACGCTGCGCCTTGGATTGTGACCGTTGCTGCCACCACCATTGACCGCGATTTTGAATCTGATGTGGTGTTAGGTGGAAACAAAACGATCAAG GGAAGAGGCATAAATTTTTCCGAACTCCAAAAATCTCCTGTGCTCCCGTTGATATATGCTGGGTCTGCCGGCGAAGGTGTCGCAAG AAACTGCGACGCAAACTCAATGGTGGCAGAAAAGATCAAGGGGAAGATTGTTATGTGTGACACCAATGATGATAATTATTCGAGGAATGAGCAGATTGACGCAGTGAAGAGTCTGGGCGGAGTTGGTATCATTTTTCAAGAGAAGAATCCGGGAGTAGTAGTAGTTATTTCTACAGCACTTCCGGCAACGGTTGTCAGCGTAAAGGATGGTCTGGACATCCTCTCCTATATCAACTCAACCAG AAACCCAGTTGCAACCATCTTAGCAACAGTGACGGTGACAAAGTATAAACCAGCGCCCATTGTGGCATATTTTTCATCCAGAGGACCTTCGCATGGCACAAGGAACATTCTCAAG CCCGATATTGCAGCACCTGGTGTGAATATTCTTGCAGCATGGATGGCCGATGATACGGGTATTGCTCTAGAAGGAAAAGAGCCCCCACTATTCAATGTCATCTCAGGGACTTCCATGGCATGCCCCCATGTTTCTGGGATAGCTGCCACCGTCAAATCGCAAAACCCCACATGGAGTCCTTCTGCCATCAGATCAGCACTCATCACAACAG CAACTCAAACAGACAACTTGGGAGCCCCGCTTACTACAGATTCTAATTCTACAGCCACCCCGTATGATTACGGTGCAGGGGAAGTAAGGACAACTGGACCCTTACAACCAGGGCTGGTTTATGAAACTGACACCATCGACTACTTGAACTACCTCTGCTATTATGGCTACAACATATCCCAAATTAAAACCATCGCAAGAACTGCTCCCAAAGACTTTGCCTGCCCCAAGGACTCCAATGCTGATTACATATCCAACATCAACTACCCATCAATagcaatttccaatttcaatgGAAAAGAGACCAAGAATGTAAGCAGGAGGGTTACAAATGTTGCAGGGGATGGTGAAACAGTTTTTACCGCTACTGTGGATGCACCTACCGGTCTAAGTGTCACAGTGATTCCTGATAAACTAGAATTTTCAAAGAACAACCAGAAGCTGAGTTACCAAGTGGTTTTCTCTTCAACCACGTCCTCTCCCAAGGGAGATATGTTTGGGTCTCTTACATGGACCAATGGAAAGAATAAAGTCCGAAGTCCATTTGTTGTAAGCATTTGA
- the LOC117616419 gene encoding SKP1-like protein 1B yields MSSERKITLKSSDGETFEVDEAVALESQTIKHMVEDDCADNGIPLPNVTSKILAKVIEYCKKHVDAAKPDDRPSNDEDLKAWDTDFVKIDQATLFDLILAANYLNIKSLLDLTCQTVADMIKGKTPEEIRKTFNIKNDFTPEEEEEVRRENQWAFE; encoded by the exons ATGTCGTCAGAGAGGAAGATAACACTGAAAAGCTCGGACGGCGAGACGTTCGAGGTGGACGAGGCGGTGGCCTTGGAGTCTCAGACGATAAAGCACATGGTCGAGGACGATTGTGCGGACAATGGGATCCCACTTCCCAACGTCACCAGCAAGATCTTGGCCAAGGTCATCGAGTACTGCAAGAAGCACGTCGACGCTGCTAAGCCCGACGACCGCCCTTCCAACGATGAGGACCTCAAGGCCTGGGACACCGACTTTGTCAAGATCGACCAGGCCACCCTCTTCGATCTCATACTG GCTGCAAACTATTTGAACATAAAGAGCTTGCTGGACCTGACTTGCCAAACGGTGGCGGACATGATCAAGGGCAAAACACCTGAGGAGATTCGCAAGACGTTCAACATTAAGAACGACTTTACGCccgaggaagaggaggaggtcCGCAGGGAGAACCAATGGGCTTTTGAGTGA
- the LOC117617887 gene encoding GDSL esterase/lipase EXL3-like, which produces MCGHNMFRQRQWSHVPVTTSNAICIFLSYINIFFLLFLCIVSNTTETAATTVKLPGNVSVPAVIIFGDSIVDTGNNNNNFKTLARCNFLPYGKDLKGGMPTGRFSIGKVPSDLIVEAFGIKELLPAYLDPTLQPEDLLTGVVIAAGGAGYDPLTAQLAGVASLSDQLKQFQEYVEKLKGIAGEERTNFIIANCLIFVVAGSNDISNTYFLSGARKLEYDVPSYTDFMLNYASQFVKDLYGLGARRIGVLNAPPIGCVPSQRTVGGGVLRECDDKQNQASQLFNFKLSAEMDGLNKNLPNSRVVYIDIYNPLLDLIINPTKYGFEVVNKGCCGSGIIEVTKLCNQFQPAGTCSDDSKYVFWDSYHPTETAYKIIVQQMLDKYANRFF; this is translated from the exons ATGTGTGGACATAACATGTTCAGGCAGAGACAGTGGTCACATGTTCCAGTGACCACATCAAACGCTATATGCATCTTTCTGTCTTACATTAACATATTTTTCCTGCTTTTCTTGTGCATTGTAAGCAATACTACAGAGACAGCAGCTACGACAGTCAAGCTACCGGGGAATGTAAGTGTTCCGGCAGTGATTATATTCGGAGATTCGATTGTTGATACgggcaacaacaacaacaatttcaaaacaCTTGCACGCTGCAATTTCCTTCCATATGGGAAAGACCTCAAGGGAGGAATGCCAACAGGAAGATTTTCCATTGGGAAGGTTCCCTCGGACCTCATAG TGGAAGCATTTGGAATCAAAGAGCTGTTGCCAGCATATTTGGATCCAACCCTGCAGCCAGAGGATCTCCTTACTGGTGTGGTAATAGCTGCTGGTGGTGCAGGCTATGACCCTTTGACAGCACAACTCGCG GGAGTTGCATCACTATCTGACCAACTGAAGCAGTTCCAAGAGTACGTAGAAAAGCTGAAGGGAATTGCTGGAGAAGAGAGAACAAACTTCATCATAGCAAActgtttgatttttgtggTAGCGGGCAGCAATGATATTTCTAACACCTATTTTCTTAGCGGTGCTAGGAAATTGGAGTACGATGTTCCTTCTTACACTGACTTCATGCTCAACTATGCCTCTCAGTTCGTCAAG GACTTATATGGCCTGGGGGCACGAAGAATAGGTGTACTCAATGCGCCACCCATCGGATGTGTGCCATCTCAACGAACGGTTGGAGGAGGCGTGCTAAGAGAATGTGAcgacaaacaaaaccaagcaTCGCAGCTCTTCAATTTCAAACTCTCTGCAGAGATGGATGGCCTTAACAAAAACCTGCCCAACTCAAGAGTGGTCTATATTGACATCTACAATCCACTACTTGATCTCATCATAAACCCTACAAAATACG GCTTTGAAGTTGTGAATAAAGGGTGCTGTGGTAGTGGGATTATTGAAGTAACAAAACTGTGCAACCAGTTTCAGCCTGCAGGCACCTGTTCAGATGACTCTAAGTATGTTTTTTGGGACAGCTACCATCCAACAGAAACTGCATACAAGATCATTGTGCAACAGATGCTAGACAAATATGCCAACCGCTTCTTCTGA
- the LOC117617868 gene encoding GDSL esterase/lipase EXL3-like, producing the protein MNNLFFFMFVYVDLILSTAQAIVKLPNNVTIPGVFMFGDSIVDTGNNNNLTTLVKSNFLPYGRDFMGGLPTGRFGNGKVPSDLIVEDLGIKELLPAYLDPCLQAEDLPTGVNFASGGAGFDPLTSKLMLVIPLSEQLQLLKEYIEKLKKYVGEERASSIISNSLFVVAAGSDDIVNTYYHTPARFWKYDIYAYTDLMLTEASAFVQKLYTLGARRIGVISVPPLGCIPAQRTLGGGPERKCVERYNEAAELFNKKLSAELDRLNSHQFHATVAFFMDVYGPFLDIIHNPQKYGFEVINRGCCGTGIIEVAAFCNQCSPNTCKNATNYVFWDSYHPSERAYRIITHQVLHKSIRAFFHSQNK; encoded by the exons AtgaacaatttatttttctttatgtttgtttATGTGGATCTGATTCTTTCTACTGCCCAAGCTATTGTGAAGCTACCAAACAATGTAACAATACCGGGTGTTTTTATGTTTGGGGACTCGATAGTTGATACGGGGAACAATAACAACCTTACCACTCTTGTTAAAAGCAATTTCCTTCCATACGGGAGAGATTTTATGGGAGGGTTACCAACTGGAAGATTTGGCAATGGCAAGGTTCCCTCAGACCTTATTG tGGAGGACCTTGGAATCAAAGAATTATTGCCCGCGTATCTTGATCCATGTCTTCAAGCCGAGGACTTGCCTACTGGTGTAAACTTTGCTTCAGGCGGAGCAGGATTTGATCCTCTGACATCTAAGTTAATG TTAGTTATACCGCTTTCGGAACAATTACAACTGCTGAAAGAATACATAGAGAAGCTGAAAAAGTACGTtggagaagagagagcaaGCAGCATTATAAGCAACAGCCTATTCGTGGTGGCTGCAGGCAGTGATGACATTGTCAATACCTACTATCATACACCTGCACGCTTCTGGAAATATGATATTTATGCCTACACTGATCTTATGCTCACCGAGGCTTCAGCCTTTGTGCAG aaattataCACATTGGGGGCACGGAGGATAGGCGTGATCAGCGTACCACCACTTGGATGCATACCGGCACAGAGAACTTTAGGAGGAGGTCCAGAAAGAAAGTGTGTAGAGAGATACAATGAAGCAGCAGAGTTGTTCAACAAGAAGCTATCGGCAGAGTTGGATCGCCTTAACAGTCACCAATTCCATGCCACAGTGGCTTTCTTCATGGATGTGTACGGCCCTTTCCTAGATATCATCCACAATCCACAAAAATATG gATTTGAAGTTATAAACAGAGGGTGCTGTGGTACTGGGATCATAGAGGTTGCTGCATTTTGTAACCAATGTTCTCCCAACACTTGTAAAAATGCAACAAACTATGTTTTCTGGGACAGTTATCATCCCTCTGAGAGAGCATACAGGATTATTACCCATCAGGTACTCCACAAGTCCATTCGAGCCTTCTTCCACAGCCAAAATAAATGA
- the LOC117616418 gene encoding uncharacterized protein LOC117616418, translated as MEPVAFVVDKFRGLTKSTQELFDGLIHGHPQRSARRHPIEILKRLQREAFSDLMKLRDRQDKVERMVSLYGTSKGSPFQEASTLVRGEVDLLGAVLLMHNIDDEVDHKSDVLSRAGMRTGVDSRFAFETSVRQNDTLVAEFVASQKHKGSLSDLSECPLSLAKVSYTANVSNWLSAIAIPVGAQCRDVAVLTNPSHQGKGLTDLSSFGPPLLNQHNGSAVGLMVKKSNTVASLAQFVSGLGAQVGSGRVELCLSTFGQIVCQLPGGTKLSLLGLHQMPRLSSEYVDHRIGALTIPLGSLTHDRSRETIVEGSLTHDRSPEAMVEAYVPALGSNSPEKGSSGSIALMLESEVDEMTKIGGWIEMKQSNPRHLEWAVSVSDDSEDSVGWGMNLSGILGGPNLWDRVQIESYMKLNLGKRFSVKPGIAHIVDGNARMTALMLRSNWSL; from the exons ATGGAACCCGTAGCTTTTGTAGTAGACAAGTTCAGAGGTTTGACGAAATCGACCCAAGAATTGTTTGACGGCCTCATTCATGGGCACCCTCAACGTTCAGCTCGCCGACATCCG ATTGAAATATTGAAGCGGCTGCAACGAGAAGCATTTTCGGACTTAATGAAACTCAGGGATAGACAAGATAAGGTTGAGAGAATGGTTTCCTTGTATGGAACTTCCAAAGGAAGTCCATTCCAAGAAGCCAGCACTCTTGTAAGGGGAGAGGTTGATCTCTTGGGGGCTGTCTTGTTGATGCATAATATTGACGATGAGGTTGATCACAAATCTGATGTTCTTAGTCGAGCAGGAATGAGAACCGGGGTTGATTCAAGGTTTGCTTTTGAAACAAGTGTTCGGCAGAATGACACGCTTGTGGCGGAGTTTGTAGCCAGTCAGAAGCACAAGGGTAGTCTTTCTGATCTTTCAGAATGCCCACTTTCTCTAGCAAAAGTTTCCTATACAGCAAATGTCAGCAACTGGTTATCTGCAATTGCAATCCCAGTGGGAGCTCAGTGCAGGGATGTTGCAGTTCTTACAAATCCTTCCCACCAG GGGAAGGGCCTTACTGATCTTTCATCATTTGGGCCACCGCTTCTAAATCAGCATAATGGTAGTGCAGTTGGCTTAATGGTGAAAAAATCAAATACTGTTGCTTCATTGGCTCAGTTTGTCTCCGGACTGGGAGCGCAAGTGGGTTCTGGTAGAGTTGAGCTTTGCTTGAGCACTTTTGGGCAAATTGTCTGTCAACTTCCTGGAGGAACAAAGCTCTCGCTTCTGGGCCTTCACCAAATGCCTAGATTATCAAGTGAGTATGTGGATCATAGAATTGGAGCTCTTACGATTCCCTTAGGCAGTTTGACACATGATAGATCCCGTGAGACAATCGTTGAAGGCAGTTTGACACATGATAGATCCCCGGAGGCAATGGTTGAAGCATACGTGCCAGCACTGGGATCAAACTCACCGGAAAAGGGTTCAAGTGGATCCATTGCTCTGATGTTGGAATCAGAAGTTGATGAGATGACAAAGATTGGGGGTTGGATTGAGATGAAGCAGTCAAATCCCAGGCATTTAGAATGGGCTGTGAGTGTGTCTGATGATTCTGAAGATTCAGTTGGATGGGGAATGAATTTGAGTGGGATACTTGGAGGTCCTAATTTATGGGACCGTGTTCAGATTGAATCCTACATGAAATTAAACTTGGGCAAGAGATTCAGTGTGAAGCCAGGTATTGCACATATTGTCGATGGGAATGCCAGAATGACTGCGCTTATGCTACGGTCTAACTGGTCCCTCTGA
- the LOC117634946 gene encoding GDSL esterase/lipase EXL3-like: MHADTGLAMCSPQWVRQRQCSSNTICIFISYVNIFFVLFLCNIINITEAAAARITLPGNASVSAVIIFGDSIVDTGNNNNNFKTLARSNFPPYGKDLKGGMPTGRYSNGKVPSDLIVEALGIKELLPAYLDPTLQPKDLLTGVVIAAGGAGYDPLTAQVAGVASLSDQLKQFKEYIKKLKAIAGEERANFIISNSLIFVVAGTNDISNTYFLTGMRKLEYDVPSYTDLMLNYASEFVKDLYGLGVRRIGVLNTPPIGCVPSQRTVAGGVLRECDEKQNQASQLFNSKLSAEVDDLNKNLPNSRVVYIDIYNPLLDLINNPTKYGFEVVNKGCCGTGIIEVTKLCNQIQPAGTCSDDSKYVFWDSYHPTERAYNIIVQHILEKYINFFF, encoded by the exons ATGCATGCAGATACGGGACTAGCTATGTGCAGTCCTCAGTGGGTCAGGCAGAGACAGTGCTCATCAAACACgatatgcatatttatttcttatgttaatatatttttcgtgCTTTTCTTGtgtaatattattaatattacaGAGGCAGCAGCTGCGAGAATCACGCTGCCAGGGAATGCAAGTGTTTCAGCAGTGATTATATTTGGAGATTCGATTGTTGATACgggcaacaacaacaacaatttcaaaacaCTTGCACGCAGCAATTTCCCTCCCTATGGGAAAGACCTCAAGGGAGGGATGCCAACAGGAAGATATTCCAATGGAAAGGTTCCCTCAGACCTCATAG TGGAAGCATTAGGAATCAAAGAGCTGTTGCCCGCATATTTGGATCCAACCCTACAGCCTAAGGATCTCCTTACTGGCGTAGTAATAGCTGCTGGTGGCGCAGGTTATGACCCCTTGACAGCACAGGTCGCG GGAGTTGCATCACTATCCGACCAATTGAAACAGTTCAAGGAGTACATAAAAAAGCTAAAAGCAATTGCTGGGGAAGAGAGAGCAAACTTTATCATATCAAAtagtttgatttttgtggtAGCTGGCACCAACGATATTTCAAATACCTATTTTCTAACCGGTATGAGAAAATTGGAGTATGATGTTCCTTCTTACACTGACTTAATGCTCAACTACGCTTCTGAATTCGTCAAG GACTTGTATGGATTGGGGGTACGAAGAATCGGTGTACTCAACACACCACCTATTGGATGTGTACCCTCTCAACGAACGGTTGCAGGAGGCGTGCTAAGAGAATGCGACGagaaacaaaaccaagcaTCGCAGCTCTTCAATTCCAAACTCTCTGCAGAGGTGGATGACCTTAACAAAAACCTGCCCAATTCCAGGGTGGTCTATATTGACATCTATAATCCACTGCTTGATCTCATCAACAACCCCACTAAATACG GCTTTGAAGTTGTGAATAAAGGGTGTTGTGGTACTGGGATTATTGAAGTAACAAAACTGTGCAACCAGATTCAGCCTGCAGGCACCTGTTCAGATGACTCTAAGTACGTTTTCTGGGACAGCTACCATCCAACAGAGAGAGCCTACAACATCATTGTGCAGCACATTctagaaaaatatatcaacttcttcttctga
- the LOC117617878 gene encoding GDSL esterase/lipase At3g14820-like codes for MQKYFSCVNLLSATFSKILVMLVLQVQLCLWFCTPTYTEAAKEQLPAAENGTLKFPGLFAFGDSILDTGNNNNLATVAKCNFPPYGRDLVGGIPTGRFGNGKVLSDLIAEGLGIKELLPPYLDPNLQSPDLPTGVCFASGSSGYDPLTPTITGTLSVFKQLELFKEYIVKLTGIIGEERARAIIANSLYLVSAGNNDILISYSLIARKLHYDFPSYAALLVSMASTFLKDLYSLGARRIGVFSTAAVGCSPFDRNRGGLLRECLELELEEAAWFNSQLSSELDYIKTNFTDAKLVFLDIYHPLLDLNQHPHKSGFQVEKFGCCGTGTIGVAVLCNEFSPFTCTDASKYLYWDAVHPTERALRIVASQILEKYINSFF; via the exons ATGCAGAAGTACTTTTCATGTGTAAATCTGCTTTCTGCAACTTTTTCGAAAATTTTAGTTATGCTAGTACTTCAAGTGCAATTATGTCTGTGGTTTTGCACCCCAACATATACAGAAGCAGCCAAGGAGCAGCTACCTGCTGCAGAAAATGGGACGTTAAAATTTCCGGGGCTTTTTGCCTTTGGAGATTCAATTCTTGATACTGGCAACAACAATAATCTTGCCACTGTAGCTAAATGCAATTTCCCGCCCTATGGAAGAGATTTAGTGGGAGGCATACCAACAGGAAGATTTGGCAATGGAAAAGTGCTCTCAGACTTGATAG CCGAAGGCTTGGGAATCAAAGAACTTTTGCCACCATATCTTGACCCAAACCTGCAGAGCCCTGATCTCCCTACCGGTGTATGCTTTGCGTCAGGTAGCTCTGGTTATGATCCTCTAACACCAACCATAACG GGAACTTTATCTGTATTCAAACAATTAGAACTCTTCAAAGAGTACATTGTGAAGCTGACAGGGATTATtggagaagagagagcaaGAGCCATCATAGCCAACAGTCTATATTTAGTTTCAGCAGGCAACAATGACATTTTGATTAGTTATTCTCTCATTGCTAGAAAGCTTCACTACGATTTTCCTTCATATGCTGCTCTTTTAGTCAGCATGGCTTCTACTTTCCTCAAg GATTTATATAGCCTCGGGGCAAGGCGAATTGGTGTTTTCAGTACAGCAGCAGTGGGATGCTCCCCATTTGACAGAAATAGAGGAGGCTTACTGAGAGAGTGTTTGGAGCTGGAATTGGAAGAAGCAGCATGGTTCAATTCTCAGCTATCATCTGAACTAGATTACATCAAAACCAACTTTACAGACGCCAAGCTAGTCTTTTTGGATATTTACCACCCTCTTCTTGACCTCAATCAACATCCTCACAAATCAG GATTCCAAGTAGAGAAGTTTGGATGTTGTGGTACTGGAACAATAGGAGTAGCGGTATTGTGTAACGAATTCAGTCCGTTCACATGTACAGATGCATCTAAATACCTCTATTGGGATGCAGTTCATCCCACAGAAAGAGCTCTCAGAATTGTTGCTTCTCAGATTcttgaaaaatacataaatagtTTCTTTTGA